The following proteins are encoded in a genomic region of Paralichthys olivaceus isolate ysfri-2021 chromosome 23, ASM2471397v2, whole genome shotgun sequence:
- the psmc2 gene encoding 26S proteasome regulatory subunit 7 encodes MPDYLGDDQRKTKEEEKDDGPIRALDEGDIALLKTYGQSTYSRQIKQVEDDIQQLLKKINELTGIKESDTGLAPPALWDLAADKQTLQSEQPLQVARCTKIINADSEDPKYIINVKQFAKFVVDLSDQVAPTDIEEGMRVGVDRNKYQIHIPLPPKIDPTVTMMQVEEKPDVTYSDVGGCKEQIEKLREVVETPLLHPERFVNLGIEPPKGVLLFGPPGTGKTLCARAVANRTDACFIRVIGSELVQKYVGEGARMVRELFEMARTKKACLIFFDEIDAIGGARFDDGAGGDNEVQRTMLELINQLDGFDPRGNIKVLMATNRPDTLDPALMRPGRLDRKIEFSLPDLEGRTHIFKIHARSMSVERDIRFELLARLCPNSTGAEIRSVCTEAGMFAIRARRKIATEKDFLEAVNKVIKSYAKFSATPRYMTYN; translated from the exons ATGCCGGATTATCTGGGAGACGACCAGAGGAAAAccaaggaggaggaaaaggacgACGGTCCCATCAGAG CTTTAGACGAAGGGGACATCGCTCTGCTGAAAACATAT GGTCAAAGCACCTACTCCAGACAGATCAAACAAGTGGAAGATGacatccagcagctgctcaAGAAGATCAACGAGCTGACAG gtattaaggaGTCAGACACCGGCCTGGCTCCACCAGCGCTCTGGGATCTggctgctgacaaacagactCTGCAGAGTGAACAGCCGCTGCAGGTGGCAAG ATGCACAAAGATCATCAATGCAGATTCCGAGGACCCAAAATACATCATCAATGTCAAACAGTTTGCCAAGTTTGTGGTGGACCTGAGCGACCAGGTTGCTCCAACTGACATTGAGGAGGGCATGAGAGTCGG TGTTGACAGAAACAAGTATCAGATCCATATTCCTCTGCCTCCCAAGATTGACCCCACTGTCACCATGATGCAG GTGGAGGAGAAGCCTGATGTGACGTACAGTGATGTTGGTGGATGTAAGGAGCAGATCGAGAAGCTGAGAGAAGTTGTTGAGACCCCCCTGCTGCAT CCTGAGAGGTTTGTTAATCTGGGTATTGAGCCTCCTAAGGGTGTCCTGCTCTTTGGGCCCCCCGGAACAGGAAAGACCCTTTGTGCCCGTGCTGTGGCCAACAGGACCGACGCCTGCTTTATCAGAGTCATCGGCTCCGAGCTGGTGCAGAAGTATGTGGGAGAG gGAGCCAGGATGGTGCGTGAGCTGTTTGAGATGGCCCGCACTAAGAAGGCCTGCCTGATCTTCTTTGATGAAATTGATGCCATTGGAG GGGCTCGTTTTGATGATGGCGCCGGAGGAGACAACGAGGTGCAGAGGACcatgttggagctcatcaaccAACTGGACGGCTTCGACCCACGTGGCAACATCAAAGTTCTAATGGCCACCAACAGGCCTGACACTCTGGACCCGGCCCTGATGAGACCCGGACGTCTAGACAGGAAGATCGAGTTCAGCCTGCCCGACCTGGAG GGTCGCACACACATCTTCAAGATCCATGCCCGCTCTATGAGTGTGGAGAGAGATATTCGTTTTGAGCTGCTGGCTCGCCTCTGTCCAAACAGCACTG GCGCCGAGATCCGCAGCGTGTGCACAGAGGCTGGCATGTTCGCCATCCGCGCTCGCAGGAAGATAGCCACAGAGAAAGACTTCCTGGAGGCCGTTAACAAGGTCATCAAGTCCTACGCCAAGTTCAGCGCCACCCCCAGATACATGACCTACAACTGA
- the slc26a5 gene encoding prestin isoform X3 — translation MAAVLSSQAVLILRCGLRSQHRSCAAPSRSSVCYAGSCASSLWSVLLLLPCSALHLFRHFQTHIRTFAVISLMIGGVAVREAPDTMFLVSPANASNMSAVVDREARDARRVQVAVMLATLVGIIQFVFGLLRFGFVAIYLTEPLVRGFTTAAAVHVFISQLKYLLGVKTLRFSGPLSVIYSAKAVFSNITSTNVVTLILGLACIIFLYFVKDMNERFKKKLPIPIPGEIIIVIVSTGVSYGLSLSADHMVDVVGKIPTGLLPPAVPEFSMLPNLITDSFAIAIVGFSMNISLAKIFALKHGYSVDGNQELIALGLCNFISSFFQTFAVTCSMSRSLVQESTGGKTQIAGLLASLVVLLVVVAIGFVFQPLPQTALAAIIMVNLLGMFKQFRDIPNLWRTTKIELVIWLVAFSASVLLGLDFGLLVAIVFAILTVIYRTQSSKSAVLGSVPGTGLYCDVDEYEEAVEYEGIKIFHCNSSIYFANSDLYVNSLKEKTGVNPEHLQAAQKARKKREKANDNHNAPLKICVKYENQEVSHAVLSDNHLLEEHRNGPTGDSRTESNTEEVVYLKSPSTVHSIILDWTPVSFVDSVGAKAIKQVIKQYAAVDVQVVIAACSRVVLADLDTLQFFTGVMTTDMVFPTVHDAVLHCTNPRPAAAPANEPT, via the exons ATGGCTGCCGTCCTATCCAGTCAAGCAGTACTTATTCTCAGATGTGGTCTCAGGTCTCAGCACAGGAGTTGTGCAGCTCCCTCAAG GTCTAGCGTATGCTATGCTGGCAGCTGTGCCTCCAGTTTATGGTCTGTACTCCTCCTTCTACCCTGTTCTGCTCTACACCTTTTTCGGCACTTCCAGACACATATCA GAACCTTTGCGGTTATAAGTCTGATGATCGGGGGTGTTGCTGTGAGGGAGGCCCCAGACACGATGTTTTTAGTCTCGCCTGCAAATGCATCCAACATGTCTGCCGTCGTTGACAGGGAAGCTCGTGATGCCAGGAGGGTCCAGGTGGCCGTGATGCTCGCCACCCTAGTGGGAATCATCCAG TTCGTCTTTGGTCTTCTCAGGTTCGGCTTTGTGGCGATCTACCTCACTGAGCCTCTGGTGCGAGGCTTCACTACAGCAGCTGCCGTGCATGTTTTCATCTCCCAGCTCAAGTACCTGCTGGGAGTGAAGACGCTGCGTTTTAGTGGACCCCTCTCTGTTATTTAT AGTGCCAAGGCTGTATTCTCAAACATCACCAGCACCAACGTCGTCACTCTCATCCTGGGCCTTGCGTGTATCATCTTCctgtactttgtaaaagacatGAATGAGCGCTTCAAAAAGAAACTGCCCATCCCCATTCCTGGAGAGATTATCATCGTCATTGTGTCAACCGGTGTCTCGTACGGCCTGTCGTTGTCAGCAGACCACATGGTAGATGTGGTTGGGAAGATACCGACAGG GCTTCTCCCCCCTGCTGTCCCAGAGTTCTCTATGTTGCCCAATTTGATCACAGACTCCTTCGCTATAGCGATTGTAGGATTCTCAATGAACATCTCTCTGGCTAAGATATTTGCCCTGAAGCATGGGTACAGTGTGGACGGCAACCAG GAGCTGATTGCCCTCGGTCTGTGTAACTTCATCAGCTCTTTCTTCCAAACCTTCGCCGTCACTTGTTCCATGTCAAGAAGCCTGGTGCAGGAGAGCACAGGAGGGaaaacacag atcgCGGGGCTGCTGGCGTCCCTCGTGGTGTTGCTGGTGGTTGTGGCCATCGGTTTTGTGTTCCAGCCACTCCCTCAG ACTGCGCTGGCTGCCATCATCATGGTCAACTTGTTGGGGATGTTCAAACAGTTCAGAGACATTCCTAATCTGTGGAGGACCACTAAGATCGAACTG GTCATCTGGCTGGTAGCGTTCTCGGCGTCTGTGCTGCTGGGCCTGGACTTTGGCCTCCTAGTGGCCATTGTGTTTGCCATACTAACGGTCATCTACAGAACACAGAG CTCCAAAAGTGCTGTTTTGGGTAGTGTTCCAGGTACTGGGCTGTACTGTGATGTGGACGAGTATGAGGAg GCAGTTGAATACGAGGGGATTAAGATTTTCCACTGCAACTCTTCAATCTACTTTGCCAACAGTGACCTTTATGTGAATTCCCTCAAGGAGAAG ACAGGAGTGAACCCTGAACACCTACAAGCTGCACAGAAAGCCAGGAAAAAACGGGAGAAGGCCAACGACAACCACAACGCTCCACTGAAGATCTGTGTCAAG TACGAGAATCAGGAAGTGTCTCATGCGGTTTTGTCCGATAACCACTTGTTGGAGGAGCACAGGAACGGGCCTACAGGGGACAGCCGCACCGAATCAAACACGGAAGAGGTCGTCTACCTTAAATCTCCCAGCACCGTCCACTCCATCATCCTGGACTGGACTCCTGTTTCCTTCGTCGACTCTGTGGGAGCCAAAGCCATCAAACag gtcaTAAAGCAATACGCAGCAGTGGATGTGCAGGTGGTGATAGCAGCCTGCAGCC GAGTGGTGTTGGCCGACCTGGACACGTTACAGTTCTTCACCGGGGTCATGACCACAGACATGGTGTTCCCAACCGTTCATGACgccgtgctgcactgcactAATCCCCGCCCCGCAGCCGCTCCGGCCAATGAGCCGACCTGA
- the slc26a5 gene encoding prestin isoform X2: MSLPADMEQDEVAAREDADSPLVYRIERPVYNETSIRSQLLSRKENSTTFRERLANHFRCSSARAKAVALNFLPILTWLPSYPVKQYLFSDVVSGLSTGVVQLPQGLAYAMLAAVPPVYGLYSSFYPVLLYTFFGTSRHISVGTFAVISLMIGGVAVREAPDTMFLVSPANASNMSAVVDREARDARRVQVAVMLATLVGIIQFVFGLLRFGFVAIYLTEPLVRGFTTAAAVHVFISQLKYLLGVKTLRFSGPLSVIYSAKAVFSNITSTNVVTLILGLACIIFLYFVKDMNERFKKKLPIPIPGEIIIVIVSTGVSYGLSLSADHMVDVVGKIPTGLLPPAVPEFSMLPNLITDSFAIAIVGFSMNISLAKIFALKHGYSVDGNQELIALGLCNFISSFFQTFAVTCSMSRSLVQESTGGKTQIAGLLASLVVLLVVVAIGFVFQPLPQTALAAIIMVNLLGMFKQFRDIPNLWRTTKIELVIWLVAFSASVLLGLDFGLLVAIVFAILTVIYRTQSSKSAVLGSVPGTGLYCDVDEYEEAVEYEGIKIFHCNSSIYFANSDLYVNSLKEKTGVNPEHLQAAQKARKKREKANDNHNAPLKICVKEEHRNGPTGDSRTESNTEEVVYLKSPSTVHSIILDWTPVSFVDSVGAKAIKQVIKQYAAVDVQVVIAACSRVVLADLDTLQFFTGVMTTDMVFPTVHDAVLHCTNPRPAAAPANEPT; this comes from the exons ATGAGCCTACCTGCGGACATGGAGCAAGATGAAGTGGCAGCCAGGGAGGATGCAGACTCACCGCTGGTGTACAGGATAGAACGTCCAGTCTATAATGAAACCTCCATCCGGTCGCAGCTTCTCAGCCGCAAGGAAAACTCCACCACCTTCAGGGAGCGGCTGGCAAATCACTTCAG GTGTTCTTCAGCGAGGGCCAAGGCAGTGGCTCTGAACTTCCTGCCCATTCTGACATGGCTGCCGTCCTATCCAGTCAAGCAGTACTTATTCTCAGATGTGGTCTCAGGTCTCAGCACAGGAGTTGTGCAGCTCCCTCAAG GTCTAGCGTATGCTATGCTGGCAGCTGTGCCTCCAGTTTATGGTCTGTACTCCTCCTTCTACCCTGTTCTGCTCTACACCTTTTTCGGCACTTCCAGACACATATCAGTAG GAACCTTTGCGGTTATAAGTCTGATGATCGGGGGTGTTGCTGTGAGGGAGGCCCCAGACACGATGTTTTTAGTCTCGCCTGCAAATGCATCCAACATGTCTGCCGTCGTTGACAGGGAAGCTCGTGATGCCAGGAGGGTCCAGGTGGCCGTGATGCTCGCCACCCTAGTGGGAATCATCCAG TTCGTCTTTGGTCTTCTCAGGTTCGGCTTTGTGGCGATCTACCTCACTGAGCCTCTGGTGCGAGGCTTCACTACAGCAGCTGCCGTGCATGTTTTCATCTCCCAGCTCAAGTACCTGCTGGGAGTGAAGACGCTGCGTTTTAGTGGACCCCTCTCTGTTATTTAT AGTGCCAAGGCTGTATTCTCAAACATCACCAGCACCAACGTCGTCACTCTCATCCTGGGCCTTGCGTGTATCATCTTCctgtactttgtaaaagacatGAATGAGCGCTTCAAAAAGAAACTGCCCATCCCCATTCCTGGAGAGATTATCATCGTCATTGTGTCAACCGGTGTCTCGTACGGCCTGTCGTTGTCAGCAGACCACATGGTAGATGTGGTTGGGAAGATACCGACAGG GCTTCTCCCCCCTGCTGTCCCAGAGTTCTCTATGTTGCCCAATTTGATCACAGACTCCTTCGCTATAGCGATTGTAGGATTCTCAATGAACATCTCTCTGGCTAAGATATTTGCCCTGAAGCATGGGTACAGTGTGGACGGCAACCAG GAGCTGATTGCCCTCGGTCTGTGTAACTTCATCAGCTCTTTCTTCCAAACCTTCGCCGTCACTTGTTCCATGTCAAGAAGCCTGGTGCAGGAGAGCACAGGAGGGaaaacacag atcgCGGGGCTGCTGGCGTCCCTCGTGGTGTTGCTGGTGGTTGTGGCCATCGGTTTTGTGTTCCAGCCACTCCCTCAG ACTGCGCTGGCTGCCATCATCATGGTCAACTTGTTGGGGATGTTCAAACAGTTCAGAGACATTCCTAATCTGTGGAGGACCACTAAGATCGAACTG GTCATCTGGCTGGTAGCGTTCTCGGCGTCTGTGCTGCTGGGCCTGGACTTTGGCCTCCTAGTGGCCATTGTGTTTGCCATACTAACGGTCATCTACAGAACACAGAG CTCCAAAAGTGCTGTTTTGGGTAGTGTTCCAGGTACTGGGCTGTACTGTGATGTGGACGAGTATGAGGAg GCAGTTGAATACGAGGGGATTAAGATTTTCCACTGCAACTCTTCAATCTACTTTGCCAACAGTGACCTTTATGTGAATTCCCTCAAGGAGAAG ACAGGAGTGAACCCTGAACACCTACAAGCTGCACAGAAAGCCAGGAAAAAACGGGAGAAGGCCAACGACAACCACAACGCTCCACTGAAGATCTGTGTCAAGG AGGAGCACAGGAACGGGCCTACAGGGGACAGCCGCACCGAATCAAACACGGAAGAGGTCGTCTACCTTAAATCTCCCAGCACCGTCCACTCCATCATCCTGGACTGGACTCCTGTTTCCTTCGTCGACTCTGTGGGAGCCAAAGCCATCAAACag gtcaTAAAGCAATACGCAGCAGTGGATGTGCAGGTGGTGATAGCAGCCTGCAGCC GAGTGGTGTTGGCCGACCTGGACACGTTACAGTTCTTCACCGGGGTCATGACCACAGACATGGTGTTCCCAACCGTTCATGACgccgtgctgcactgcactAATCCCCGCCCCGCAGCCGCTCCGGCCAATGAGCCGACCTGA
- the slc26a5 gene encoding prestin isoform X1, with translation MSLPADMEQDEVAAREDADSPLVYRIERPVYNETSIRSQLLSRKENSTTFRERLANHFRCSSARAKAVALNFLPILTWLPSYPVKQYLFSDVVSGLSTGVVQLPQGLAYAMLAAVPPVYGLYSSFYPVLLYTFFGTSRHISVGTFAVISLMIGGVAVREAPDTMFLVSPANASNMSAVVDREARDARRVQVAVMLATLVGIIQFVFGLLRFGFVAIYLTEPLVRGFTTAAAVHVFISQLKYLLGVKTLRFSGPLSVIYSAKAVFSNITSTNVVTLILGLACIIFLYFVKDMNERFKKKLPIPIPGEIIIVIVSTGVSYGLSLSADHMVDVVGKIPTGLLPPAVPEFSMLPNLITDSFAIAIVGFSMNISLAKIFALKHGYSVDGNQELIALGLCNFISSFFQTFAVTCSMSRSLVQESTGGKTQIAGLLASLVVLLVVVAIGFVFQPLPQTALAAIIMVNLLGMFKQFRDIPNLWRTTKIELVIWLVAFSASVLLGLDFGLLVAIVFAILTVIYRTQSSKSAVLGSVPGTGLYCDVDEYEEAVEYEGIKIFHCNSSIYFANSDLYVNSLKEKTGVNPEHLQAAQKARKKREKANDNHNAPLKICVKYENQEVSHAVLSDNHLLEEHRNGPTGDSRTESNTEEVVYLKSPSTVHSIILDWTPVSFVDSVGAKAIKQVIKQYAAVDVQVVIAACSRVVLADLDTLQFFTGVMTTDMVFPTVHDAVLHCTNPRPAAAPANEPT, from the exons ATGAGCCTACCTGCGGACATGGAGCAAGATGAAGTGGCAGCCAGGGAGGATGCAGACTCACCGCTGGTGTACAGGATAGAACGTCCAGTCTATAATGAAACCTCCATCCGGTCGCAGCTTCTCAGCCGCAAGGAAAACTCCACCACCTTCAGGGAGCGGCTGGCAAATCACTTCAG GTGTTCTTCAGCGAGGGCCAAGGCAGTGGCTCTGAACTTCCTGCCCATTCTGACATGGCTGCCGTCCTATCCAGTCAAGCAGTACTTATTCTCAGATGTGGTCTCAGGTCTCAGCACAGGAGTTGTGCAGCTCCCTCAAG GTCTAGCGTATGCTATGCTGGCAGCTGTGCCTCCAGTTTATGGTCTGTACTCCTCCTTCTACCCTGTTCTGCTCTACACCTTTTTCGGCACTTCCAGACACATATCAGTAG GAACCTTTGCGGTTATAAGTCTGATGATCGGGGGTGTTGCTGTGAGGGAGGCCCCAGACACGATGTTTTTAGTCTCGCCTGCAAATGCATCCAACATGTCTGCCGTCGTTGACAGGGAAGCTCGTGATGCCAGGAGGGTCCAGGTGGCCGTGATGCTCGCCACCCTAGTGGGAATCATCCAG TTCGTCTTTGGTCTTCTCAGGTTCGGCTTTGTGGCGATCTACCTCACTGAGCCTCTGGTGCGAGGCTTCACTACAGCAGCTGCCGTGCATGTTTTCATCTCCCAGCTCAAGTACCTGCTGGGAGTGAAGACGCTGCGTTTTAGTGGACCCCTCTCTGTTATTTAT AGTGCCAAGGCTGTATTCTCAAACATCACCAGCACCAACGTCGTCACTCTCATCCTGGGCCTTGCGTGTATCATCTTCctgtactttgtaaaagacatGAATGAGCGCTTCAAAAAGAAACTGCCCATCCCCATTCCTGGAGAGATTATCATCGTCATTGTGTCAACCGGTGTCTCGTACGGCCTGTCGTTGTCAGCAGACCACATGGTAGATGTGGTTGGGAAGATACCGACAGG GCTTCTCCCCCCTGCTGTCCCAGAGTTCTCTATGTTGCCCAATTTGATCACAGACTCCTTCGCTATAGCGATTGTAGGATTCTCAATGAACATCTCTCTGGCTAAGATATTTGCCCTGAAGCATGGGTACAGTGTGGACGGCAACCAG GAGCTGATTGCCCTCGGTCTGTGTAACTTCATCAGCTCTTTCTTCCAAACCTTCGCCGTCACTTGTTCCATGTCAAGAAGCCTGGTGCAGGAGAGCACAGGAGGGaaaacacag atcgCGGGGCTGCTGGCGTCCCTCGTGGTGTTGCTGGTGGTTGTGGCCATCGGTTTTGTGTTCCAGCCACTCCCTCAG ACTGCGCTGGCTGCCATCATCATGGTCAACTTGTTGGGGATGTTCAAACAGTTCAGAGACATTCCTAATCTGTGGAGGACCACTAAGATCGAACTG GTCATCTGGCTGGTAGCGTTCTCGGCGTCTGTGCTGCTGGGCCTGGACTTTGGCCTCCTAGTGGCCATTGTGTTTGCCATACTAACGGTCATCTACAGAACACAGAG CTCCAAAAGTGCTGTTTTGGGTAGTGTTCCAGGTACTGGGCTGTACTGTGATGTGGACGAGTATGAGGAg GCAGTTGAATACGAGGGGATTAAGATTTTCCACTGCAACTCTTCAATCTACTTTGCCAACAGTGACCTTTATGTGAATTCCCTCAAGGAGAAG ACAGGAGTGAACCCTGAACACCTACAAGCTGCACAGAAAGCCAGGAAAAAACGGGAGAAGGCCAACGACAACCACAACGCTCCACTGAAGATCTGTGTCAAG TACGAGAATCAGGAAGTGTCTCATGCGGTTTTGTCCGATAACCACTTGTTGGAGGAGCACAGGAACGGGCCTACAGGGGACAGCCGCACCGAATCAAACACGGAAGAGGTCGTCTACCTTAAATCTCCCAGCACCGTCCACTCCATCATCCTGGACTGGACTCCTGTTTCCTTCGTCGACTCTGTGGGAGCCAAAGCCATCAAACag gtcaTAAAGCAATACGCAGCAGTGGATGTGCAGGTGGTGATAGCAGCCTGCAGCC GAGTGGTGTTGGCCGACCTGGACACGTTACAGTTCTTCACCGGGGTCATGACCACAGACATGGTGTTCCCAACCGTTCATGACgccgtgctgcactgcactAATCCCCGCCCCGCAGCCGCTCCGGCCAATGAGCCGACCTGA